One window of Acidobacteriota bacterium genomic DNA carries:
- a CDS encoding SpoIIE family protein phosphatase: MTACLALRIETDQGIVEGRLEGDELTLGRSASCDVVLRDPYLSRRHTRLRRQDEEILVEDLGSRNGTHLNGRQITEPTPVGPGDVVRLGGCTLRLSEESGEAATGAQPIDEAAGGVKAVFKKATDLIEAGPSNPRTYRHRLRLLNALHEDLARPMDVEGLLTLLLERAFEELSPEEGAVFLRNAEGNFELATQQALPQTESQQAYSRSLMKEVVEKGLAALVLDLQTDERFARSESIRSAGLRSLVAAPLLASEGNLGMIVLSSRRHRREFQEEDMQLLASLAGTAALRLRTLTLAEEAAERRRLGDELNLARRIQLALLPRRLPSLAGFVLHCANAPSRGVSGDIYLAVERATGECVLMVVDVSGKGMSASLLTASLEALSAGPIEEGDSPEVICTKLSRRLYRRTPPERFATAFLGALEPKSGTFRWSSAGHTPAILLRANGESEPLSCTGMPLGLVPDAAYRLERTLLGPGDTLLLYTDGITEAENAEGVDYGIDRLVEVLRRHADLAPPELAAAIEKDLAHFAGARVFEDDRTLMILRRTTA; the protein is encoded by the coding sequence TTGACGGCCTGCCTCGCGCTGCGCATCGAGACGGATCAGGGCATCGTCGAGGGACGGCTCGAAGGCGACGAGCTGACCCTCGGACGCTCTGCGAGCTGCGACGTGGTGCTGCGCGATCCGTATCTGTCGCGGCGCCATACGCGCCTCCGGCGGCAGGACGAAGAGATTCTGGTCGAGGATCTTGGCTCGCGCAACGGAACCCATCTGAACGGTAGGCAGATCACCGAACCGACGCCGGTCGGACCCGGCGACGTCGTCCGCCTCGGCGGCTGCACCCTGCGTCTGTCGGAGGAGAGCGGCGAGGCGGCAACCGGCGCCCAGCCCATCGATGAAGCCGCCGGCGGGGTGAAGGCAGTGTTCAAGAAGGCGACGGACCTGATCGAGGCGGGACCGTCGAATCCCCGCACCTACCGCCACCGGCTGAGGCTGCTCAATGCCCTGCACGAGGACTTGGCCCGGCCGATGGATGTCGAAGGACTTCTCACGCTGCTGCTGGAACGGGCCTTCGAAGAACTCTCGCCGGAGGAGGGGGCGGTCTTTCTACGCAACGCCGAGGGCAACTTCGAGCTGGCGACCCAGCAGGCACTGCCGCAAACGGAATCGCAGCAGGCCTACTCGCGCAGCCTGATGAAGGAAGTGGTCGAAAAGGGCCTGGCGGCGCTAGTCCTCGACCTGCAGACGGACGAGCGCTTCGCCCGTTCCGAGAGCATTCGATCCGCCGGCTTGCGCAGCCTGGTGGCGGCGCCGCTCCTCGCCTCGGAGGGCAACCTGGGGATGATCGTCCTCAGCTCGCGACGCCATCGCCGGGAGTTCCAGGAGGAGGATATGCAGCTCCTCGCCTCCCTGGCGGGCACCGCGGCGCTGCGCCTGCGCACCCTCACTCTGGCCGAAGAGGCCGCCGAGCGGCGGCGCCTGGGCGATGAACTCAACCTGGCCCGGCGCATCCAGCTCGCCCTGCTGCCGCGCCGGCTACCGTCCCTCGCGGGCTTTGTGCTGCACTGCGCCAACGCTCCGTCGCGCGGCGTCTCCGGCGACATCTACCTGGCCGTGGAACGCGCCACGGGAGAGTGCGTGCTGATGGTGGTGGACGTCTCCGGCAAGGGAATGTCCGCGTCGCTATTGACCGCCTCCCTCGAAGCCCTTTCCGCCGGCCCGATCGAAGAGGGCGACTCGCCGGAGGTGATCTGCACCAAGCTGAGCCGCCGGCTGTACCGACGGACCCCACCGGAGCGATTCGCCACCGCCTTCCTCGGCGCCCTCGAACCGAAGAGCGGCACCTTCCGCTGGTCGAGCGCCGGCCACACGCCGGCGATCCTGCTGCGGGCCAACGGCGAGTCGGAACCGCTGAGCTGCACCGGCATGCCCCTCGGCCTGGTCCCGGACGCCGCCTATCGCCTGGAAAGGACCCTGCTCGGACCCGGCGACACCCTGCTGCTCTACACCGACGGCATCACCGAAGCCGAGAACGCAGAGGGCGTGGACTACGGCATCGATCGCCTGGTCGAGGTGCTCCGACGCCACGCCGATCTGGCGCCTCCTGAGCTGGCGGCGGCGATCGAAAAGGACCTCGCGCATTTCGCCGGCGCGAGGGTCTTCGAAGACGATCGGACGCTGATGATCCTGCGGCGTACCACCGCCTGA